GTCCTGTCAGAATTTTATAGATGTCATGCTCATTTATATTGCCTAAAATGATTGTGCCTATTGTATTCTTGTTTATCCTTTTCACAGAAATGAGGAATATGCAGTCTGCTGCCCGTGAGCATACCCAGAGAGTTTTTCAGGAGACTGAAAAACTGAGAAAACAGTTGGCTGAGAAAGAGAGTAGCATCGAAAGGAGGTCCAAGGAACTAAATGAACAAGTTGCTCAAACTGACATGGAAAGAAGAAAACTGGAGGAAGAGAGGAAAAAGGTATGGGTGCATCCTCATTTCTGTTGGTGCTACTGTTTATTTTAGAGAGAATTCTCTATCCAccattgaaaaataattgttgttCCTTCTCTGCCATCATAAAGTTAAAATTTCTTTACCAGCTGTCAAGTTAAACTTTTATCCCCTCCATGACACTGTTGTCCAGTGAACCTGCTAACAGTGTGAGTCAGTGTAGAAAAAGACCAATATACCCTTAAGGTAGCATGCTGCAAATATTTCCATGTCTCCTTTCCTGCCATCATGATATACAGTTTTCAGCAAAATGAATGTTATTGGCATACCAATAATCACACAATAATAATACAAATGGTAATGATATATAAAATACCGCATCACAGATATGGCTGTTTACAAACAGTTTGACATTCATAGTACATAGATAATGCCCAAATCATTCATACAGATTGGTTCACGGAGACCAAGCAAAAGGAGCATATGCTCACAGTACATCATGTTTGCATCTCTATATTAAATTAGAATAAGGTGATTCACAGACTAGGCCTCCTTTTGCTTCTTGTGGCCATAGAAGGATTAGTAGGCAACACTGTCTTGCTTCTACTGGACATGGCTGGGTTGTCAAGTGCCACCActtccttttgattcttcttTGCCTTCCCTCCAGGCCTTTCCTTTCTTTTGGTTGCTGCTGCaattttcttgctttctttggTTGATGCATCATCTTCACCTTGTCCTTGTGTCTGTTCTTGTGAAATTGACCCAGCCATAGGATACCCAATGGAAAGAGCTTCTGGTTGGTTTGAGCCAATTACAGAACCACACCTGTACATGTATGTGGATATTCATTTCAGTTCAGCAAGTCATGGAGATATTTTTCAGCACACTAAAAGTTACAAGTACATTGTACACTTAGATTTGATATTTTACCAAGAAGATTTCAAGAGTGTCAACTTTGCCCTTGTCTTTTTTGTTAGTTGCAACTTGTTTCAGAACTTAAGATGTCAATGTTTTGGCTATACCAAAATGAAGTGAGTTAGAATTGGATAAAAAATTCATGGATAAAGGAATTCAGAGCATTTTTTTCCAAGGAAACCTTGGTGGGAACCTCATAAAACTTGTTGGTGCTAAATCAAAAGGATCAACACTGGACTAAGTGGATACTATGGTGGTTATCCTCTTCTTCTTGAGTGATCCTCTGCATTGACcaaaataaaatatgtataACTGCATATAAAATAACCGAAAAAGCTAACAAAAGTCTGCAGCTTAGTACCTCACAGACATCATTGCTGCAATGTTAGCTGGGTCACCCTTTTTACATTTGTGCCGATGATGCCCATAGTCCTTGCAAATAGGACACTTGTGTTGTCCTTTCTTTCTAGTTGTGTTGCCCCCAATCTCATTAGAGCCTTTAAACCTTTGTCTTCCTCCTACCAGCCGTGAACTACAACATCTTCTCCATACAGCATGTTGAGCTAGTTTCTGAATTGATTCATAGTCCTGCCAGTAATGAATAATTTTTTGATACCTATCTTTTGTTCTTATTTCCCTGCAGAATGCTGACCAAAATGATTCCCTCAACATGGCTAGAATTGAGCAACAGAAAGCTGATCAACGGGCGCTACGGCTTCTTGAGAAACATAAGGTACGCACATCCTTCCTTTTTCTTATTGATACCATTGAGTTTTCTTTTAGTTTTCATGCACCCCAACTTATTTGGGCTCCAAAACTCAAAACAGAAAGAGAAGGAGGACGCACTGAACAAAATCCTGCAGTTAGAAAGACAGGTGGATGAAAAGCAAAAGCTGGAGCTAGATATTGAACAACTTAAAGGCAAACTGGAGGTGGTGAAACACATGGAAGGAGAGGGTGTTGATGTGAAGAAACGTTCTGAGGAGCTGACAGCAGAACTGAATGAAAGAATTGAAGATATGGAACATCTGGAAGCTCTCAATCAAACTCTTGTTGTTAAAGAAAGGATGACCAATGATGAGATTCAAGATGCAAAGAAAGAGCTGATCACGGTAATATCATTGGCCAGTATATTTTCAGAAAATCTGCAGAGACAAACCTTAGTTAGATATGTATTCTTCCTAATTTTATCGTGTTTAGATCCATGCCTTTTTTAGAAGTGGGTTCCTTCAAATAAACCTTCCTGTCCTTTTGACTCTGCCTCAGAGAGTTTTTGTGTGGACGTTTTGCAGGGTTTGGCAGATTTATTAGGTCCTCGTAGCAACATTGGAATCAAGAGGATGGGTGAACTGGATGAGAAGCCCTTTGTTCTATCTTGCAAGCAAAGGTATGGAGAAGATGCTGAAATGAAAGCTGCTGAATTTGTCTCCTTGTGGCAAGAGCATCTGAAGGACCCTAATTGGCATCCTTTCAAGATAGTGACCACAGGCTCAACTACAGAGGTATGCTGAATTTATCTTCCTTCAAATTTTCTGGCAATACCTAGCAATGTCAATATTCCGCCTTACTGTCATCATCTGATTCGATGTAGCTTATTAACTGTTTAAACCTCAAATTAACTACACTATTCAGTCACTCCAAGAGGACCCATTGTCTTGCAGCTTGGCAAATTGGCAACAGTAACCCGATGTGTTATGTTTCAGCAAATcatcaatgacaatgatgagaaGTTGGTGGGCTTGAAGAAACAGCTTGGCGAGGAGGTGTACAAGGCTGTGACTACCGCATTGCTGGAGATCAATGAGTACAACGCCAGCGGCAGCTATGTGGTATCTGAACTCTGGAACAACAAAGAGAACCGAAAAGCCAGCATAACGGAAGCCATACAGCACGTTCTGAAGCAATGGAAGGCACAGAAGCGCCGAAGATAAGATCCTGCTCCTCACTGGAACAAGTTAAGGTCTGTATTCTGGTCACATTCTGCGAACACTTCGTGAGATTACGTCTATTCTATGTTCTTGTACGGGGTGCTGATCAATTGTTTTATCATTTTGCAGTTTGAGGTCAGCTGACTATCAGCATCATCAGCAAGTCCAAACACACTACTGAAGATGATCTATCTGTTTCAGTCAAAAAAAAGATGATCTATCTGCGTCTGTGTTTTCTTTAGCGGGCGCATGCTTCATTAATTTAATTTAGCACTTCTCTTTTTTGTCGGAAATCAAATAGGGGAGATCACCATGAGTTGGTACTGTTTTAAAGTATGGACCTCTCTATATTTTCCTGAAGAACGGTGAAAATGACTGGTGATGCGTCATTTGACCCCTGCAACAATCTTTTGTATACAGTTTCTACTGCTAGAATTTGGCGCTTTTCTTTGTAGAACTAAATCTGATTTTATCTCCATGGAGCAACTTGTGTGATGAACGATGAGCTGATGTCTGATGATGGTGTAGCAGCTTGAACCTCTTGTTCCCAGGTTCCTCTACTAGAGTCCCAGTGTCCCACACCATTCTTTTAGATAATGGAATTGAAACATCCCAGCCTCCATAGTAGCCTTGAAATTTAGTGTGCATGTGTTCATTTTCCTAGAATTGCAGCACTAGTCATAACAAATTTCATTCATAATACCTACGTCCACTAAATTACTTTGGGCTTTATGAGTATTTTTACAGCGCCAGAGCTACCAACATTTCTTGATATTGAATTGCTATGgagaaaaagaaatattaaagaGAGACTGTTTTGTCAGGAGGAAAGAAGAGCCCAAAGAACCAACTCCGGCCCACTGTCATCTGGCCCAGCAggtgtttgattttttttccatTGGACCATCAGCTATGACGCTCGCCGTCGGCGATCCAGTGCTAAGTGATGAAAACGGTACCGATATTCGATATcaaattcgtttagagaggttcagATCTATTCGTATATCCGATATCATATCCGTATCTGAGTACTTAAATTGTACATTTATAATGTTgacatccaatcgtatcttatccgacatggttgacACTATCTGTATTTGAATCCGAATCTGAacagaaatataaaaacaaatgtgATATTGGTAATATTTATCCGTATCTAATCCGTTTTCATCCTCCTAACCGAGTAACTGCCTGACTCTTCAATAGACTGTCAATACTgaacttcaaaaaaaaaaaagccgtTGAGCCAAATTATTCATATCGAATTACTAAACTTGCTCCTGTTTCGAAGAATCCAATCGTGTATAACATTACCATAGAGGCACAGAGAAATATACATAACTTGTTGCTTGATGTAATAACTGAAAGTAGCATGGGATTATGAAAGATTAGCAATGCATCATTTTGCTGAAATTATATTTTGTTTCCTGGATTGTATACAAAATTTGCTCAATTGTATCAACTGTTCAGTGACTGGGTATGGTCACCCTACAACTTTGTGTCACAACAAAACAGTGCAATTTGGAGACAGACAACATGGGTTCCTTGCTGTATCCTGGATGAGTATTCATTTAGAGCTTGTGAATTTCTTCTATggtctttttttttaacttacCTATATGGCCTCAAAACAAAATTTCCTTCCTTATATGGTCTTCCATCTATTTTTAACACTTGATGCTGTTAAATAAAGGTTAAAATGACCATTTTACTCCTAGCgaaaaaataaaatacaaaaaatatatgttttgctttgaaaatatattattttttgctttgctagcaaaataatattttgaaaAATATATGGTTTTGCTTTGAAAAATAAATTATTGTGCTTTGCAAAATAATGCTACTCCAAATGAACAAATAAAACTCTAcattatattttttctattagGGACCCTCGACTTAACACCATTAAGTGTCAAAAACGGATGGAAGGCCATATAAGGAAGGAAATTTCGTTTTGAGGACGGAAGGCTACAAGGAAGAAAATTTTGTTTTGGAGCTATAGAGGTAAAGAGATATTTTTTCAGAGCCAAAAAGCTCATTCATTTACATAGTGGCTGCTCAAGGGGGCCACAAACAATAATGTGTCCAAGCATTTGGGGCTGATTAATTTTGACGAGAATGATGATCCTGAAGAATATGGCTCAAGGAGCTCCTTCTTCAAATGGCGGTacatgcatgatttgcaagtcgCATGTATATCCATGCACAAGCAATCCAAGGTTCATTATTACTCCCTGGAAATGGTATCCAAAAGGAACTTATTtcttggatggagggagtatattattCACATTTTCTAAAAGAAATCTGTCTTTTATTTATtaggttccaccaactaaattttagctagctaaaattattttagctactcttaggtGACTAATGGAATTAAACTATTTAGcctcttttagtcaatgtgtttggaactttagctactaaagtgactaaagtttagggcctgtttagatgcagCCAAAAAGCCAAAACTTTTGGAGAAATGAGCACTTTTTGGAAGAATGGATCTAAACAGGGGCTTGTAAAACTTAACTGTAAAGATTTGGAATTGGGACATTGGAGCCCCAAAACTATGTAAACTTGCTTAGGGACCCGTGTCATGTGTCTTGTCGACCAAAAAATTTGGGAAACATCTAAACACCTATTTGAATGTAAAGTTTACAGCCAAAAATTTTGGGATGTAGATTTgtgatctaaacaggcccttaactagctaaaatttagttggtggaaagCCTTGGAGCTCGTACCCGTGCTAGAGAGCTCCGTGCCGACGAGCTCCACACTGGGGGGAGGTCGCGTCCGCATCGGCCGGATCTCGTCGGCCGCAGCTCGGCCTTGGGTTTGGAGTTCGCTGGTGGGGCTAGAGCTTGCTGCCCACGCGCCAGCGCCGCCAGAGCTCGCCGGTTGGCCACACgtgcctcctcctcttcctttgCCCCACTTCGCGTGACTCTGTCCACTCGATTTCTAGGGATAGAGTCATTCCGAATCTGGATGGAATGAAACTCTAGTGGGATTAGAGATGATAATGGGTAATCACCCGCTGGGTATGTGCAGTGCCGGCCCTAGAGAGGTGCCGGAGGTGCGACCGCCGAGGGCCCATGGAAGGAGGGGGCCCAAACCCATGTATACACGGACCCCATCCCTTAGTATATACTGTGTACGCGAGCATTGCAAGCCGTCACACGAAGAGGCGAGGCGGAGGGAGTCATGCACGGAAGCCACAGACTCACGCAGATCGCAGACACGCACACAGACGGAGCCGCCACCGGCCACGGACTCAGAATCACCACTCATGGAGGCCCGGTGCCGATTAATGCGTCGGTTCAACCGATTGCACTGTTCATCAACAATCAGCAGGCCATCATCCGATGAGGCATAGCCCCTAGGTAATTTATTCCTTGCATCGTTTTTTAATTTAAATTAATTATTTCGGACTCTAGTACTCTAGGTACTTATAGTATGTTTTTCTTCTAATTTAGGTGCTAGAATCTTAGAtgttacctaagaaacatttgtCGGGAGCTCAGAAAAGAAAACGGaaaaactagcagatcaatttgAGATCAACTGTCACAAGAAAGGTTAAATGAATTGGCTATGTGCACCATGGAGAGGGATATCTTGGACATCATTGATCTTAAtaccgttcttgatgattttgcGTCAAGAAATGCCCGAAGAAGTATCTTTTTATGAGAAGCAATGGATATTATAGAGTTCTATTCTTTCTTAAGGTAATCATATTAGTTTTAGTCTATATTGTTCCTCGATAATTATAAAAcatattaaatttaaaatatattACTAGATTTGTTTTTGCTTTGCAAGAAAAATTAGCACTTTAGAGTGGAGGGGCCATCACGACGACCTCGCTAGAGGGCCCTTAAATCCTAGGACCGGCACTGGGTATGTGTTACCCATACCCTTACCCACGAGAAAATATTTTACCCACTAATTTACCCATACCTGTGTACGGGTAAGAGTTTTTTCCCATACCCTTACCCATGCGGTAACGGGTGGGTTATCTTTACCCATGATTTTAGGAATATTTGCTATGAAAAAATACATATTTTAGTATATCAGGCTCCCAAATTTagccaaaatatcataaatcattaatgaactcttcaaaTATACAAGCTACATGAACACACAATCAAATGATCTAATGGATAAATCCATCATTACTAGATAACAAGTCATAAAATCCACAAGTTCCATGATTCTAGTATAATTTATTGGATTCAATTTACCCATGGGTTAACGGGTATGGGCAATGCAGTCCCATACCCTTACTCGCTTTACCCGCTGGGTAAAACTTTTTTTCCATTATCTTATCTATGGATATAAAAAATAGCCATACCCTTACCCTAATGAGATAATTACCCATCAGGTTTCGGGTAAAAATTGTCATCTTTAAGTGGGATCATCCCACTCCTTCCTGATTCTGAACCAAATAAACAACATCAACAAGAGGGGTCATCCCACACTATCCCGTCAACTAAACACTCgtaggtagggatgaaaacggatcggatacggacggatatcaccgataccatatttgttttcatatttgtggtcggattcggatccgaatacggataatattaatcatgtcggataagatacgattggatgtcgacatcataaatatacgatttaaatattcggatacggatacgatatcggatgttgaatattcagactcggatacggacagatctaaacctctctaaatgaattcggtctcgaatacggtcggaaaatatcggtaccgttttcatccctactcgtAGGCTACTCGTAGGCATGCACGTACGTACATGAGCGGTCACACGTGCAGCTGTGCtaaaaagaagaagctagcaagCACATCGATCGATGCATGCAGACCCTTGGCACCACAGGAGGCGCTAAGGTGGACGCTAGGCTTCGGTGCACCGAGGTCGACATCACGTCTCCCGGCACCACGGTCGTATTACATAGGTGCTATGTTAGATCTCCACGTCACTAGAGCCGTTAGAGTGGGCACCAAAAGATATGACGTTGAGCTAtatataaggccagtctcaatgtatgtttcaagagagtgtcatgcatattaaatagagtgccacataagtaaaattgctgacttgacaaggtcgttaaatgaaggagtttcatcagatgagagaggagtttcattcccatgaaactcttgtggctcggttacctagtttagagttttggtaactgtgtcatgaaactatgcattgagactggcctaagctcGGCGCCAAAGGTCACGATATTGACCACCAAGGTGTATTTCTGCTATTAGTTGGTCCAAGGTGCAAATGTCAATTCTTTTAAGAAAAGGAATTAAATTGCAAAAAAGTTTGGCATTTAGATCCGTGTTCTTCAGTCCTCCCTCCCATTTCGAGCACCTAAAACTGTCTCCAAAAGGTAACCCATATGGGTACCAAAACCCAAAATAGGTATTGGATGGTATCATTTCGGCATCTAACAGAATAGCTATATCTATATGTGAGGCCCATTTTAGATTACATAGAGGGTGTTTGGTTTCCTTCGGTAAACTTTACCGTCCGTcgtatcgaatgtttggacacatgcatggagtactaaatatagattatttacgaaactaaaacatagctagagagtaatttgcgagacgaatcttttaagcctaattagtctatgattggacaataattttcaaataagacgaaaatgctacagtacctgttaaactttaccaACCCCAACCAAACACTCCCTAAGAGTCACAATCTAAATATGAGTATCTTCTCTCCTAGAGATTCATTTGCAGAAAGGGTTTTCTTTTAGGtcgtgttgttggagaagatcaAAAATAGATATTGAACCCTTTGTAGTGCTACCCAAATATGGAATAGATTTTGTATTTTGAGTgatattgttggagatagtctaagggggtgtttggcacGACTTCTTACGAGGGGCTCCTCTAAAGGAGGCAGAGCCGTTTTGGAGAAGCCACAATCTATGGCTTCGCCCAAAACGGCTCCAGCTCCTCTGCTTTTTACTCAAAAACGCATTCTCTAAAAAAAACGTTTGACAGAGAGGAGCCAGAGCCGGAGAGGAGCCCTACCAAACAGGCTCTAAGCCTACGCTAAGAGTGAAACTACCTAAAAACAAATGATTATAGTTAATTTtcatatgcttatatatatatatatacaccattGTAAGAAAAAATAAATCAATACATCAACAAAAACAAGTGTACCTCCTCGAATCTATTGTACTCCGTAGCTCTGCTG
This window of the Sorghum bicolor cultivar BTx623 chromosome 7, Sorghum_bicolor_NCBIv3, whole genome shotgun sequence genome carries:
- the LOC8067844 gene encoding factor of DNA methylation 1, whose protein sequence is MAHDQQWSAMDCSSDESSELSETDIDDYAEKSYADLKAGKFVARLGSDRFRCPFCPGKKKQDYRYNELLQHAVGVGASNRAAKVKANHQALAKLLKVDHADAAATLLPRQAIALSNPPKPVQDLEVFVWPWMGILANVPAEQTQGGGAILMKRLADFKPVQVTAVYGANGYAGYVIVLFTKDWIGFKNALAFQNYFKSQRLGKLEWEETKQHVKYVFGWLAKEEDYKSDGPVGRFLSANGELKTVSELEQEMSSKTDNLIANLTQQISAKSKYLQELECKCNQMNISLQKVMEESDLLHKRYNEEMRNMQSAAREHTQRVFQETEKLRKQLAEKESSIERRSKELNEQVAQTDMERRKLEEERKKNADQNDSLNMARIEQQKADQRALRLLEKHKKEKEDALNKILQLERQVDEKQKLELDIEQLKGKLEVVKHMEGEGVDVKKRSEELTAELNERIEDMEHLEALNQTLVVKERMTNDEIQDAKKELITGLADLLGPRSNIGIKRMGELDEKPFVLSCKQRYGEDAEMKAAEFVSLWQEHLKDPNWHPFKIVTTGSTTEQIINDNDEKLVGLKKQLGEEVYKAVTTALLEINEYNASGSYVVSELWNNKENRKASITEAIQHVLKQWKAQKRRR